A genome region from Chloroflexota bacterium includes the following:
- the recG gene encoding ATP-dependent DNA helicase RecG, with protein MPSRINVEPLRTILQMECQKNYANTTVLGGLDKYLRKWARETRDGINSPELLARFTELQLTDSDYARWDADKRKAWIKDVLDWLAQAEALAKKMSAKKSPARSKVVSRPSAGHVAPSPKRPKDLDSPVTTAKGIAASLASKLDKLGVHTIRDLLYFFPRRHLDYSQRKSIAELEVDEEQTILATIWEARIARLGPQQGTEVIVGDETGNMRAVWFNQPFLAKNFRTNAQLVLSGRVSEFKGNKVFESPEWELVEDKELIHTGRLVPVYPLTRGLYPRQVRNLVKKVIDDWAWLVTDFLPQEIKNSCRLLDLPQAIIQAHYPDSYLVKAEARRRLAFDELFLLQLGVLGKKREWQESQPGNAFIVNRESLDKFLCSLPFALTQAQQRVLHEILADLQEIRPMSRLLQGEVGSGKTVVATAALLVAADNGYQGAFMAPTEILAEQHFRNVCQLLSKVSKGGDEQDNVRCYHGLFSHPVTSALLTGSLSEKEKVAIHQQIQEGKVDIIIGTHALIQKAVEFSKLGLVVIDEQHRFGVLQRLALRQKGFNPHILVMTATPIPRTLSLTLYGDLDLSVIDELPPGRQEIKTRWLRPEQRGRAYDFLRRQILDGQQAFIICPLIEESENIEAKAAVAEYERLSKEIFPDLRLGLLHGRMATSEKEKAMQRFRDGNIDILVSTPVVEVGIDVPNATVMLVEAADRFGLSQLHQFRGRVGRGEKQSYCLLLAEKPSPEGSERLKAIEEIQNGFVLAEKDLELRGPGEFFGTRQSGLPDLRMAKISDTSLLELARNEAIALFQRDFGLTVPEHHLLAQELARVWQTGSEVS; from the coding sequence ATCCCTTCACGCATAAATGTCGAGCCGCTGCGCACTATCCTCCAAATGGAATGCCAGAAGAATTATGCTAATACCACGGTTCTCGGCGGGCTCGACAAGTACCTCCGTAAATGGGCTAGAGAAACTAGAGACGGTATAAATTCTCCTGAACTTCTGGCTCGTTTCACTGAACTTCAGTTGACTGATTCTGACTATGCTAGGTGGGATGCAGATAAGCGCAAAGCGTGGATAAAAGATGTCCTCGATTGGCTGGCTCAAGCGGAAGCGTTAGCGAAAAAAATGTCGGCAAAAAAGAGTCCAGCCCGTTCTAAGGTAGTAAGTCGGCCATCGGCTGGTCATGTAGCTCCTTCACCGAAGCGCCCCAAAGACTTAGACTCGCCGGTAACTACTGCCAAGGGGATTGCTGCTAGTTTAGCTAGCAAGCTGGACAAGCTGGGGGTGCATACAATTCGCGACTTACTTTACTTTTTCCCCAGGCGCCATCTCGATTATAGCCAGAGGAAATCTATTGCTGAGCTTGAGGTGGATGAGGAACAGACTATTTTGGCTACGATATGGGAGGCTCGCATAGCTAGACTAGGTCCTCAACAAGGTACTGAAGTCATCGTCGGTGATGAGACGGGTAATATGAGGGCAGTCTGGTTTAATCAACCTTTTTTGGCTAAGAACTTCCGCACTAATGCTCAATTGGTGCTCAGTGGCAGGGTATCTGAGTTTAAGGGTAACAAAGTATTTGAATCACCAGAATGGGAACTGGTTGAGGATAAAGAGTTAATTCATACCGGTCGTCTGGTGCCTGTTTATCCCTTGACCCGAGGGCTATATCCCAGGCAGGTGAGGAATCTGGTAAAAAAGGTCATTGATGATTGGGCATGGCTGGTGACCGATTTTTTGCCACAGGAGATTAAAAATAGCTGTCGGCTCCTAGATTTGCCCCAAGCTATTATCCAAGCGCACTATCCAGATAGCTATTTAGTGAAGGCCGAGGCAAGAAGGCGTCTGGCTTTCGATGAGCTTTTCCTTCTTCAATTGGGTGTGCTCGGCAAAAAACGGGAATGGCAGGAAAGTCAACCGGGTAATGCCTTCATCGTAAATAGAGAGAGTCTCGATAAATTTCTGTGTTCTCTGCCTTTCGCTTTAACCCAAGCGCAGCAGCGAGTCCTGCACGAAATCCTCGCTGACCTGCAAGAGATACGGCCTATGTCACGTCTTCTTCAGGGTGAGGTTGGTAGTGGCAAAACTGTGGTGGCTACGGCGGCTTTGCTGGTAGCTGCAGATAATGGTTATCAAGGAGCGTTCATGGCGCCAACTGAGATATTAGCTGAGCAGCACTTTCGCAATGTTTGCCAACTTTTATCTAAGGTGAGCAAAGGGGGGGATGAACAGGACAATGTTCGCTGCTACCATGGGCTCTTTTCTCATCCTGTCACATCTGCTCTATTGACTGGAAGCCTGAGTGAGAAAGAGAAAGTAGCGATACATCAGCAGATTCAAGAAGGCAAGGTAGATATCATTATAGGCACGCATGCTCTAATTCAGAAGGCAGTGGAGTTTTCCAAACTTGGGTTGGTAGTGATTGATGAACAGCATCGCTTTGGAGTTTTGCAACGCTTGGCGTTGCGTCAGAAGGGATTTAATCCCCACATACTGGTGATGACGGCTACTCCTATTCCACGGACCCTGTCGTTAACTCTTTATGGTGACTTGGACCTTTCGGTTATTGATGAACTACCTCCAGGCCGGCAGGAGATAAAGACAAGGTGGCTTAGACCTGAACAGAGAGGCAGGGCTTATGACTTTCTCCGCAGGCAAATCCTTGATGGACAACAAGCTTTCATAATCTGTCCTCTTATTGAAGAATCTGAAAATATCGAGGCTAAAGCAGCAGTTGCCGAATATGAGCGGTTGTCGAAGGAGATTTTTCCTGACTTAAGGCTTGGCTTACTCCATGGTCGGATGGCAACCAGTGAGAAAGAGAAAGCAATGCAGCGCTTCCGGGATGGCAACATTGATATTCTGGTGTCCACACCTGTCGTGGAAGTCGGCATTGATGTGCCTAACGCCACCGTTATGTTGGTGGAGGCGGCCGACCGTTTCGGTTTATCGCAGTTGCATCAGTTTCGTGGTCGTGTAGGGCGAGGTGAGAAGCAAAGTTACTGTTTGCTTTTAGCTGAGAAGCCCTCGCCTGAGGGGAGCGAGAGATTGAAGGCCATAGAAGAGATTCAAAATGGTTTTGTCTTAGCTGAGAAGGATTTGGAGCTACGAGGGCCGGGCGAATTCTTTGGTACTCGCCAGAGCGGTTTGCCGGACCTACGTATGGCTAAGATATCTGACACCTCACTTCTGGAGTTAGCTCGGAATGAGGCAATCGCTCTTTTTCAGAGGGATTTTGGCCTCACGGTGCCTGAACACCATCTCTTGGCTCAGGAACTAGCCCGTGTTTGGCAAACCGGCAGTGAGGTGAGCTGA
- a CDS encoding arginine--tRNA ligase, with the protein MVIKHKLAEALGRAVTQAQHEGVLAVTTLPEFIVERSQNPEHGDYASSLPLKLARTADIAPLSIAEKIIEFMPPLTEVARIVVAAPGFINFDLSSDWLTKQVGVILDAGEFYGNIDLGGGKSVQIEFVSVNPTGPLHVGHGRGAVLGSTLANVLSAAGYAVEKEYYINDAGSQLDAFNRSLYARYQQCLGVDAEMPSDGYMGNYMVDLAGEIINKEGKRFVAMPGDAAIRELGSIGVARVMDMIRQDLELLGVKFDVWFSEQSLYKNGQYETAMKLLREGGYVAEKENATWFISSALGEDKDNVLIRSDGSPTYFASDIAYHFNKFLERHFDTVINIWGADHQGHVSRMMAMLNALGVDIERLKIIICQLVTLRRGQEIIRVSKRSGDIITLREIIDEVGSDACRFVFLSRSADAQMDFDLELVKKQSAENPVYYVQYAHARIASILRLATEKGIDYARGDVSLLTTEPELTLIRRMLILPEILELVASTLEPHHLPYYAQDVATVFHSFYKQCRVVSKNQELTWARLKLVKAAQIILARTLHLMGMTAPESM; encoded by the coding sequence ATGGTCATCAAACACAAACTGGCTGAAGCTTTAGGGCGAGCTGTAACACAGGCTCAGCACGAAGGAGTGCTTGCTGTTACAACCTTGCCTGAGTTTATTGTGGAACGTTCCCAGAATCCGGAACACGGCGATTATGCCTCCAGTCTTCCGCTGAAACTGGCCAGGACAGCAGATATAGCCCCTCTGTCAATCGCTGAAAAGATTATCGAGTTTATGCCCCCATTGACTGAGGTCGCCAGAATAGTTGTCGCCGCGCCGGGCTTTATCAATTTTGATCTCAGCTCCGATTGGCTAACAAAACAGGTAGGTGTCATTTTGGATGCTGGTGAATTTTACGGGAATATTGACCTAGGCGGCGGAAAGTCAGTTCAGATTGAGTTTGTTAGCGTTAATCCCACCGGGCCTCTTCATGTTGGACATGGTCGGGGTGCGGTCTTGGGGAGCACCTTGGCTAATGTGCTCAGTGCTGCCGGCTATGCTGTCGAGAAGGAATATTACATAAATGATGCAGGTAGCCAATTGGACGCTTTCAATCGTTCTCTCTATGCGCGTTATCAACAATGTCTTGGTGTTGATGCTGAGATGCCGAGCGATGGTTATATGGGCAACTATATGGTTGACCTAGCCGGGGAGATTATTAACAAGGAAGGCAAGCGCTTTGTGGCAATGCCCGGAGACGCGGCCATTCGAGAACTAGGGTCAATCGGAGTGGCTAGGGTAATGGACATGATAAGGCAGGACCTTGAGCTGCTGGGAGTGAAGTTCGATGTCTGGTTTAGTGAACAGAGCCTGTATAAGAATGGCCAATATGAAACGGCTATGAAGTTACTAAGAGAAGGTGGTTATGTGGCAGAAAAGGAAAATGCCACCTGGTTTATATCATCTGCGCTTGGTGAAGACAAAGATAACGTGCTGATACGGAGCGATGGCTCACCTACATATTTTGCTTCCGATATTGCGTATCATTTTAACAAGTTTTTAGAGCGTCACTTTGATACCGTGATTAACATCTGGGGGGCAGATCATCAGGGGCATGTTTCCCGCATGATGGCTATGCTCAATGCTCTGGGAGTAGATATAGAGCGGCTTAAAATCATAATCTGCCAGCTGGTTACATTACGTCGTGGGCAGGAAATAATCAGAGTCTCCAAGCGTAGCGGCGATATTATCACCTTGAGGGAGATAATAGATGAGGTTGGTTCGGATGCCTGTCGCTTTGTCTTTTTGTCTCGTTCAGCCGATGCCCAGATGGACTTCGATTTGGAGTTAGTTAAGAAGCAATCAGCAGAGAATCCGGTCTATTACGTTCAATATGCTCATGCTCGCATTGCTAGTATCCTTCGGTTGGCCACGGAAAAGGGAATCGATTATGCCCGCGGCGATGTTTCCTTGCTTACCACTGAGCCGGAGTTAACCTTAATACGGCGGATGCTCATACTGCCGGAGATACTGGAATTAGTTGCCAGCACGTTAGAGCCCCACCATTTGCCTTACTATGCTCAAGATGTAGCCACTGTTTTCCACAGTTTCTACAAGCAGTGTCGGGTTGTTTCCAAAAATCAGGAGCTGACCTGGGCTAGACTTAAATTGGTCAAGGCAGCACAAATCATCCTCGCCAGAACTCTTCATCTAATGGGAATGACAGCCCCTGAAAGCATGTAG
- a CDS encoding DAK2 domain-containing protein translates to MKQLHSCGGQEFRDMFAAGSRWLEKSVPDINAINVFPVPDGDTGTNMFLTLRSVMEEADRAFGDSVSAVAKAMAQGALMGARGNSGVILSQFFRGLAKGLDEKEYITGSDWAMALSEASRTAYRGLSQPVEGTMLTVLKDASKAAEEAARTDSDNLTRVTEAAVDAARDSVARTPLLLDVLREAEVVDAGGQGVYVLLEGALRYLEGKVEEMRYRRPQMVAAELPVGATKAAPYVAEAEEPYGYCTNFLLEGHKLNPDKIRKKLEIKGQSIVVVGDETMVRVHIHTYDPGSIIRYASSLGTLHQLQIQNMDDQHVGFIEMQKGKLPSLEIGVVAVAAGSGMIGVFHSLGAAAIVLGGQTMNPSVQEILQAVEAVTSQKVILLPNNKNIILAASQIQSLTSKEVSVVPTKTVPQGIAALIAFNYEGGMEENVQAMVEAIATVKTVEITEAARSTKLQGLKIKKGQTIAIVDDENLVAAGDNITEVLFEALDKAGIESAEVVTVYYGTDVEATQAEQVIQKIRDNYPEKQVEMVSGGQPHYRYIVSLE, encoded by the coding sequence ATGAAGCAGCTCCATTCCTGTGGCGGTCAGGAGTTTAGGGATATGTTTGCCGCTGGAAGCAGATGGCTGGAGAAAAGCGTTCCAGACATCAATGCCATAAACGTTTTTCCTGTGCCTGATGGCGATACCGGGACGAACATGTTTCTTACTCTGCGCTCGGTCATGGAAGAAGCTGACCGAGCTTTTGGTGACAGTGTCTCTGCCGTGGCAAAGGCAATGGCTCAAGGCGCCTTAATGGGCGCTCGAGGAAATTCAGGTGTGATCCTGTCTCAGTTCTTCCGTGGATTAGCCAAGGGACTTGATGAGAAAGAGTATATTACTGGGAGTGATTGGGCGATGGCGTTAAGTGAGGCATCGCGCACTGCTTATAGAGGGCTATCGCAGCCGGTAGAAGGAACCATGTTGACAGTGTTGAAGGACGCATCTAAAGCCGCTGAGGAAGCTGCACGGACCGATTCAGATAACTTGACCAGGGTAACAGAAGCTGCTGTTGATGCGGCTAGGGATTCAGTGGCTAGGACACCTCTTTTGTTAGATGTGCTGCGTGAGGCTGAGGTGGTAGATGCAGGAGGTCAAGGTGTATATGTGTTGCTGGAAGGCGCACTTCGCTATTTAGAAGGAAAGGTTGAAGAAATGAGATACCGGCGACCGCAAATGGTTGCTGCTGAGTTACCTGTGGGCGCCACCAAGGCAGCTCCATATGTGGCTGAAGCAGAAGAGCCCTATGGATATTGTACAAACTTCTTGCTCGAAGGCCATAAACTTAATCCTGACAAAATCAGAAAGAAGCTGGAAATCAAGGGTCAGTCTATTGTCGTTGTTGGCGATGAGACTATGGTTAGGGTTCACATTCATACCTATGATCCTGGCAGTATTATACGGTATGCTTCTTCCTTAGGCACTTTGCATCAGTTACAGATTCAGAATATGGATGATCAGCATGTCGGCTTTATTGAGATGCAGAAGGGAAAATTGCCAAGTTTGGAAATCGGCGTGGTAGCTGTTGCCGCTGGAAGCGGGATGATAGGGGTCTTCCATAGTCTAGGAGCGGCGGCGATAGTCCTAGGTGGACAGACAATGAATCCCAGCGTACAGGAGATACTCCAGGCAGTTGAGGCGGTGACGTCTCAAAAGGTGATTCTGTTGCCCAATAATAAAAATATTATCTTGGCTGCTTCTCAAATCCAATCGCTCACGTCCAAAGAAGTGTCTGTGGTACCAACGAAGACTGTGCCTCAAGGAATAGCAGCCCTCATTGCGTTCAACTATGAAGGGGGCATGGAAGAAAACGTTCAGGCTATGGTGGAGGCAATAGCCACGGTGAAAACTGTGGAAATCACCGAGGCAGCACGCAGTACTAAGTTACAGGGCTTGAAGATAAAGAAAGGGCAGACGATTGCCATCGTGGATGATGAAAATCTAGTTGCTGCCGGTGATAATATAACTGAGGTTCTCTTTGAAGCTCTTGATAAGGCAGGCATTGAATCAGCGGAGGTGGTGACTGTGTATTATGGCACCGACGTTGAAGCAACTCAGGCAGAACAGGTGATTCAAAAAATCCGTGATAATTATCCTGAAAAGCAGGTGGAGATGGTATCTGGCGGGCAACCCCATTACCGCTACATAGTTTCTCTGGAATGA
- a CDS encoding NCS2 family permease codes for MEILQDVLAAVFTLGDTLGEGLVALTLGFAAKATGIGFLVGALFMLIYGSIVPVSFQVEGLTVVSRRAKGDWRSMCYAVMLAGLVGALLGFIGVFTAIANFIGGGIQSGMMTGAGLILAIVAIDILRGNWKIGLTSAVVAYILFIFIPSPDWGLIIALVGSVLAGVIAGRILKVYEPVVSNPEIEKVRLVPRSWRDLKLFGNTNVVRAALAILALRTGTSIAYSGVDAGLAGATFNADHVNIASGLGGFFSALFGGANVEPIISATAAAPHPMWSGILMMVLTAAILLFGLLPRWGRYVPAQAICGFLLVLGPMIVIPSNIEGILADPVPSAVAAGVTAATIDPFLGMVVGIIVRALMGIFGG; via the coding sequence ATGGAAATATTGCAAGATGTCTTAGCAGCAGTTTTTACCCTTGGTGATACCTTGGGTGAAGGATTGGTAGCCCTGACCCTTGGTTTTGCCGCTAAGGCAACCGGAATTGGTTTTCTGGTGGGTGCCTTATTCATGCTTATCTACGGCTCAATAGTCCCGGTCTCCTTCCAGGTAGAAGGTTTGACGGTGGTTTCCCGCCGGGCCAAAGGTGACTGGCGATCTATGTGCTATGCGGTCATGCTAGCTGGCCTAGTTGGCGCCCTGCTAGGGTTCATTGGCGTCTTTACCGCCATTGCTAATTTTATTGGCGGGGGAATCCAAAGTGGCATGATGACAGGAGCTGGCTTAATCTTGGCAATTGTAGCCATCGATATTTTAAGAGGAAATTGGAAAATCGGGCTGACTTCGGCAGTGGTGGCCTATATCCTGTTCATCTTTATTCCCAGCCCTGATTGGGGGTTAATTATTGCCTTGGTTGGCAGTGTCTTAGCCGGCGTCATTGCTGGCAGAATCCTCAAGGTTTACGAGCCAGTCGTCTCTAATCCAGAGATTGAGAAGGTGAGACTGGTGCCGCGATCCTGGCGGGACCTCAAACTCTTCGGAAACACCAACGTCGTACGAGCCGCTCTTGCTATATTGGCACTGCGTACTGGTACTAGCATAGCCTATAGCGGTGTAGATGCTGGTTTAGCTGGTGCAACCTTTAATGCTGACCATGTCAACATTGCCTCTGGTTTAGGTGGCTTCTTCAGTGCCCTATTTGGCGGCGCCAATGTTGAGCCAATTATAAGCGCCACTGCCGCCGCTCCTCATCCAATGTGGTCAGGGATATTAATGATGGTGCTAACAGCAGCAATACTCCTTTTTGGCCTGCTTCCTCGCTGGGGGAGATATGTTCCGGCACAGGCAATATGTGGCTTCTTACTAGTCCTAGGACCGATGATAGTAATCCCGAGTAATATAGAAGGCATATTAGCTGATCCAGTGCCAAGTGCCGTTGCCGCTGGTGTTACCGCTGCCACTATAGACCCATTCCTGGGTATGGTCGTAGGCATAATAGTGCGGGCACTAATGGGAATATTTGGCGGTTAA
- a CDS encoding cysteine hydrolase, protein MVKMIEGRAAIVVIDVQYDFLPGGAVPAVDGCEIVPRINRLIEAGRKAGIPVIFTQEFHRKDKVDFGRELDGAEAYHCLEGTQGVEIVKDLKVAANDYVIKKPRYDIFLGTGMEYLLNGLGIKPGDTLILVGLVTNVCVHYSTASAHQRDYRVRVIEECCAGTSVEEHNASMTAMEYLQAGARVKLEDVLGAIAKYKT, encoded by the coding sequence ATGGTCAAAATGATTGAAGGCAGAGCGGCTATTGTGGTAATTGACGTGCAATACGATTTTCTGCCTGGGGGTGCGGTACCAGCAGTAGATGGCTGTGAAATAGTACCGAGAATAAACCGCCTAATTGAGGCTGGTCGCAAGGCTGGTATTCCAGTAATCTTTACTCAGGAATTCCACCGAAAGGACAAGGTTGACTTCGGCCGGGAGCTTGATGGCGCTGAAGCATATCATTGTCTTGAGGGCACCCAGGGGGTTGAGATCGTCAAGGACTTAAAAGTAGCGGCAAACGACTATGTAATCAAGAAGCCAAGATATGATATCTTCTTAGGTACCGGTATGGAGTATCTGCTGAATGGCTTAGGTATAAAACCTGGCGATACTCTTATTCTGGTTGGGCTGGTTACCAACGTTTGCGTCCATTACTCTACAGCATCAGCACACCAGCGTGACTACCGTGTCCGTGTAATTGAGGAATGCTGTGCTGGGACTAGCGTTGAGGAACATAACGCCTCCATGACAGCTATGGAGTACCTGCAGGCTGGTGCTAGAGTTAAGTTGGAGGACGTGCTAGGGGCAATAGCCAAATATAAAACATAA
- the trpS gene encoding tryptophan--tRNA ligase: protein MNMKQRVFSGARPTGRQHIGNYLGAIQNYVVLQEKYDCIYCIVDIHALTTLENTDRLQQDIHEMMLDWLAAGLDPQKSILFVQSHVPEVMELYTLLGMVTPLGWLLRVPTFKEKARMQPQNVNYGLVGYPVLMTADIVLYKAEVVPVGEDQLPHLELAREIARRFNSLFGPTFPEPQAKLTSFPMVLGLNGAQKMGKSYDNYIELAATPEETSKLVMTAVTDPARKYRSDAGHPEVCNVFSLHGFFNPDRVDEIAMQCRSADIGCVDCKKLLAKGVNSKLGAFREKRASFAAKPKYVAEILADGAKRAQVIARKTLTEVKEKMGLLPRAV from the coding sequence ATGAATATGAAACAACGCGTTTTTTCTGGTGCCCGTCCCACTGGCAGGCAGCATATAGGTAACTATCTCGGCGCAATTCAAAATTATGTTGTCCTTCAAGAGAAGTATGACTGTATTTATTGCATAGTGGATATCCATGCTTTGACGACATTAGAGAATACAGACAGGCTTCAGCAGGATATCCATGAGATGATGCTTGATTGGTTAGCTGCTGGTCTTGACCCGCAAAAAAGCATCCTCTTTGTACAATCACATGTTCCTGAAGTGATGGAGCTTTATACCTTGCTTGGCATGGTCACGCCTCTGGGCTGGCTTTTGCGTGTCCCTACTTTTAAAGAGAAGGCACGGATGCAGCCCCAGAATGTAAACTATGGGCTAGTGGGCTATCCAGTGCTTATGACGGCAGATATCGTGCTTTACAAGGCTGAAGTGGTACCGGTGGGTGAAGACCAACTTCCGCATCTTGAGCTAGCGCGGGAAATTGCTCGCCGCTTCAATTCCCTCTTTGGCCCCACTTTTCCTGAGCCTCAAGCCAAGCTCACTTCTTTTCCCATGGTTTTGGGATTGAACGGCGCTCAGAAGATGGGCAAAAGCTATGATAATTACATTGAGCTGGCGGCTACGCCGGAGGAGACTTCGAAGCTGGTGATGACTGCGGTTACTGACCCGGCCAGGAAATATCGCTCTGATGCAGGTCACCCCGAGGTATGCAATGTCTTCAGTCTTCATGGCTTCTTTAACCCAGACCGTGTGGATGAGATTGCCATGCAGTGTCGTTCCGCAGACATCGGTTGTGTTGATTGCAAGAAGCTGCTGGCTAAAGGGGTAAACTCAAAGCTGGGTGCTTTTCGGGAAAAGAGAGCTTCGTTTGCTGCTAAGCCGAAATATGTAGCTGAAATCCTTGCTGACGGTGCTAAGCGGGCTCAGGTAATCGCCAGAAAGACCTTGACCGAAGTAAAAGAAAAGATGGGGCTTCTTCCTCGAGCGGTTTAG
- the speE gene encoding polyamine aminopropyltransferase gives MHDLVFLERDPFSPIRYIYRVSGILYCGKSKYQEIQVFESPDFGKMLVLDGVVQLTERDEFFYHEMLAHVILHAHPNPRTVLIIGGGDGGTLREVLKHNSVERVQLVEIDRQVIETSKRFFHELAGGFSDPRVHVKCTDGTRYVRQARGPFDVVIVDSTDPVGYGKRLFIDQFFADILSILNETGMFVIQTESLHFHRKFVADVQIRLGRLFKIVELYCVSLATYPGNWWTFSIASTKYPVAAQNRKQEVITKYYDEEIHKKAFVPSSLRRKLLDCNLDW, from the coding sequence ATGCATGATTTAGTATTCCTTGAGAGAGACCCATTCTCACCTATCCGCTACATTTATCGGGTAAGCGGCATACTGTACTGTGGAAAAAGCAAATATCAAGAAATACAGGTATTTGAGAGTCCAGATTTTGGGAAGATGCTGGTTCTGGATGGTGTGGTTCAACTGACAGAAAGAGACGAATTCTTCTACCATGAGATGCTGGCACATGTGATACTTCATGCGCATCCCAATCCCAGAACCGTTCTGATCATTGGAGGGGGAGACGGAGGGACTTTGCGAGAGGTGCTTAAGCACAACTCAGTGGAGAGAGTGCAACTGGTCGAGATAGACAGACAAGTGATTGAAACTTCCAAGCGTTTCTTCCACGAGCTTGCCGGAGGCTTTTCAGACCCACGTGTACATGTGAAATGCACGGATGGCACGCGTTATGTTAGGCAGGCAAGAGGCCCTTTTGACGTAGTCATAGTCGATTCCACTGACCCAGTGGGATACGGCAAGCGCCTGTTTATCGACCAGTTTTTCGCTGATATATTGTCCATACTGAACGAGACGGGTATGTTTGTAATTCAGACGGAATCGCTTCACTTTCATCGTAAGTTCGTGGCCGACGTGCAGATTAGACTCGGCAGACTGTTTAAGATTGTGGAGCTTTATTGTGTTTCACTGGCGACCTACCCAGGCAACTGGTGGACATTCTCTATTGCATCGACCAAGTATCCGGTAGCTGCCCAAAACAGGAAACAAGAAGTCATCACTAAGTATTATGATGAGGAGATACACAAGAAAGCTTTTGTGCCAAGTAGCCTGCGCAGGAAACTACTCGACTGTAACCTGGATTGGTAA
- the rpmB gene encoding 50S ribosomal protein L28, which yields MATKCDICGKTVHFGHRVSHSKQHTRRRWLPNIQPTTILLDGKPKRLNLCTRCLRSQHKLAH from the coding sequence TTGGCTACAAAATGCGACATCTGTGGCAAAACAGTACACTTTGGCCATAGGGTAAGCCACTCGAAGCAGCACACCAGACGGCGCTGGCTGCCTAATATTCAGCCAACTACGATTTTGCTTGATGGGAAACCAAAACGGCTTAATCTGTGTACCCGCTGTCTTCGCAGTCAACATAAATTAGCCCACTAA
- a CDS encoding ribulose-phosphate 3-epimerase, whose product MKNRRIKLAPSILSADFSRLGEQVAEVAKAGADYIHVDVMDGHFVPNITIGAPVVASLRSWTDLPLDVHLMIERPEDHISQFAEAGANIITVHVEACTHLHRLIEAIKGLGVKTGVALNPATPLDSLDEVLPLLDLVLVMTVNPGFGGQAFINSMMDKIARLRRILDDRQAKAELEVDGGITAGIAPEVVEAGAEVLVAGAAIFGFKQGAGKSLQEMRRALGLVG is encoded by the coding sequence ATGAAAAATAGGCGAATTAAGCTGGCGCCGTCAATTCTTTCGGCTGATTTCAGCCGTCTTGGTGAACAAGTTGCCGAGGTAGCCAAAGCTGGCGCTGACTATATTCACGTTGATGTGATGGATGGGCATTTCGTGCCTAATATAACCATTGGTGCTCCTGTGGTAGCTTCACTCCGCTCTTGGACTGACCTCCCCTTAGACGTACATTTGATGATTGAACGACCAGAGGACCATATCTCACAGTTTGCTGAAGCTGGCGCCAATATTATCACAGTCCACGTTGAGGCTTGTACACATTTGCACCGCCTAATTGAGGCGATAAAAGGCTTGGGAGTCAAAACTGGAGTGGCTTTGAATCCTGCCACCCCACTGGACTCGTTAGATGAAGTGCTTCCTTTGCTTGACTTGGTATTGGTTATGACTGTCAATCCTGGCTTTGGCGGCCAGGCTTTCATTAATAGTATGATGGATAAGATAGCCCGGCTGCGGAGAATACTGGATGACAGGCAAGCCAAGGCGGAGCTGGAGGTAGATGGTGGTATCACTGCTGGTATAGCGCCGGAGGTAGTTGAAGCAGGAGCTGAGGTTCTGGTTGCCGGAGCTGCGATTTTTGGTTTTAAGCAAGGCGCTGGGAAGTCGTTGCAGGAGATGAGGAGGGCGCTTGGTTTAGTGGGCTAA